The genomic DNA ATGCGGCAAACTGAGATCACGCCGCGCAGTGATCTTCGTGTGCGAGACAGGAGGGATCGAGCATGGCAACAGCAGGTGCGCGAGACCAACTCCGAGCTCTCGCCGATGCCGCAGCCAGCGGCGAGCGGATGTTCCCGGTATTCGACCAGATGCCGCGCGCGGGTCGGGAGCGGGCGGCATCCGTGCTGATTCTGTTCGGGGCGCTCGACACTTTTCCCAGCGCTCATGACGCTGCCGCGCGCGCGGTTTCGCGAGATCTCGACGTGCTTTTGCTTGCGCGCGCCTCGACGCTGCGCGCGCACCCCGGGCAGGTGGCTTTTCCCGGTGGGCGTGCCGATCCGGGCGATGCCGACGCCATCGCTGCGGCGCTCCGTGAAGCACGAGAAGAAACTGGGCTCGACACCGAGGGCGTCGAAGTGCTCGGTACCCTCGAAGGCGTGCCCCTGTCGTATTCGGAGCATCTCGTCACGCCAGTGTTGGCATGGTGGCAACGCCCATCGCCGGTGGGCGTTGTTGACGAGGCCGAATCATCTGATGTGTTCCGGGCGCCGGTCGCGGATCTTCTTGACCGGGCCAATCGCGGAGTGACCGTCATCGAACGAGATGGTCAGCAGTGGCGAGGGCCTGCTTTTCATGCCAGAGGGCAACGAGGCACGCAATTGGTGTGGGGCTTCACTGCGCTGCTTCTCGATGCGCTCTTCGACCGACTCGGATGGACGGAACCCTGGGACGAAACCCGTGAATTCAAAATTGGCGGAGGATAGGGTGTCTGGGTTCACGACATAGGTCACAGGTGATAGGTCTTTGGTGAGTCGCGTCATGCGTCACAGTCCGATGTATGTCGAAGCATCGGGTTGTTGTTTTGAAGATCATCGCGGGCCAGCTCACCGTCACCGACGCGGCGATCGAGTACGGGATCTCCCGTCGACATTTGCATCGGCTACTCGCTCGTGACGGTGGACTGGACGCGGTCGAGCCACGCTCACGGCGACCGAAGACGAACGCGTCCGCCACACCGGAACAAGTTCGCGCCCGGATCATCACCCTTCGGGCGGAACTCACAACCCAAGGACTCGATGCCGGCCCTGTCACGATCGCCTGGCACCTCGAACACGAGCAACACACACCGCCATCGACATCCACGATCAGACGCATCCTGCACACCGCCGGGTTGATCACTCCCGAACCCCGCAAACGACCGAAATCGTCCTACATCCGCTTCGAAGCAGCCCAACCCAACGAGACCTGGCAATCAGACTTCACCCACTGGCGCCTCGCAAACGGCCAGGACGTCGAAATCCTGAACTGGCTCGACGACCACTCCCGCTACCTCCTGTCCTGCACCGCCCACACCCCGGTCACCGGCGACAACGTCGTCACCACATTCCTCGCAGCAACCGACGAACACGGCACCCCCGCCTCAACACTCACCGACAACGGCCGCGTCTACACAGCCCGATTCGGCGGCGGGCGCAACGCCTTCGAATACCTCCTCGCACTACTCGGAGTGAAACAAAAGAACGGCACACCCAACCACCCGCAGACCCAAGGCAAAATCGAACGCTTCCACCAAACCCTCAAACGATGGCTCGGAGCCAGACCCCCAGCCACCACCCTGCATGAGCTACAACTCCAGCTCGACCACTTCCGACACCACTACAACGAGCAGCGCCCCCACCGAAGCAACAACAGAACAACACCAGAGGCCACCTACCGTGCATCCCCGAAAGCTCTCCCCACAGCCCCACGGGCAGGACACTTCAGAATCCGCTACGACCACGTCGGCAGCAACGGCAAAATGAGCCTTCGCCGAGCCGGACGAATGCACCACCTCGGCATCGGAACAGCCCACCGCGGCAAACGCATCATCGCGCTCATCGACGAAACAACCGTCACGATCATCCACCTCGACACCGCCGAGATCATCGCAACAAACACCATCAACACACAACGCGCCTACTGGCGCAACGAAATGAAAGAGCCCGGCCGATGGCCGGGCTCTTTCTGACACATGTCGCGACTCAGGTGAGACCTATGTCGCGACTCATCACAGTGGCGGAGGATAGGGGATTCGAACCCCTGAGAGCTTTCACTCAACACGCTTTCCAAGCGTGCGCCATAGGCCACTAGGCGAATCCTCCACAGCCCCGGAGGGCCGCAGACCATCCTACAGGTCATCGGCAGTGCTCCCGAGCCCGAGGTCGGGATCGCTGTTGCCTATTTGGCAACCTCAACCGCAGGGCGCACCACAATCGAGCGTGGTGCAGCGAGAGCGAAAGCGCGACGCACGGGGCTCGCTGACGCCCGCAACTCGTCGCGAACGGATGCCGCAGCATCCGCTAATCCGCTGCTACTGGCCGCTGTGCCCGCTGGCGAGTACGCCGCACGCTCGATCGCTGGCACGAGTAGGTTCAGCCCGATCAGCGCGCTGTCGCAGCTATCGCGAAGGTGCGCTGCGACAGCGCGCGGAGACGCGCTCGCCGAGATCGCGATGCCGAGGTCGATTGCGGAATCGACGACGAATGCCCAAGCCGCGTGCGCATCACCGCGATGCGCCAGATGCAGCCGACGACCACGGCGGAGCGCGGCAACAAGTCCTGGCATGGCGAGCAGCAACACGACGAGTCCCAAGATGCCGATTGTTGAGCCCAGCGCGTCGCCCTCGCCCGCAGCCTCGGCGCTATTTTGATCGAGCGCATCTGCGGGTCGGCCATTAGATGTCGACGGCGAAGCTGAGGGCGCAGTCGGTTGCGCCGAGGCGGCGTTTTCTTCGGTGGTGTCGGTGGAATTCGTGGGCGTCGCCGAGAAAACCGTCGCCGTGCCCAGGCTCTTCGTCGGCTCGAATGCTACCCAGCCAATGCCATCGAAATACACCTCGGGCCACGCATGGAGCTGCGAACTCGACACCTGGTACACGCGCTGTTCGCCGACGACGTCTGTCGTTGCGACGCCGGGCAGATACCCGACGACGATGCGAGAGGGCATATCGAGTGTTCGTGCCATCGAGGCGAACGCCGAAGCAAAATGCACGCAATAGCCACTACGCACCTCGAGAAACTTCGAAACCGCAACCATGCCCGATCCGTCGAAGTCTTCTTCTACCGGCGCGTCGAGAGAGTATTCGAACTCTGAGCCTCGAAACCAGCTTTGAAGTGCGATCAGCGCGTCGTAGTCGGTTGCGGCTCCAGCCGTCACCTCAGAAGCAAGCTGAGCGATGTTCGAAGGAATATCGCTCGGCATCTCGGTGAACAGGTCATCGTTGCCTGAGCCACCGGCATCCGATGCCTGAATTTGTTCCCGGGTTGGGCGCGGAACCTCGCTCGTCACGGCGTAGCTTTGCCCGCGAGTGTTGCTCGCTACCGCGGTGACCGTGCCGCCTTCGGGTCGCGCCTCCCAATCTCCGCTCAAACCCGTGACATCGGTCGCTGGGTAAGGCACGGGAAGAAGCCCGGAGTTGAGAGCCTCGATATCGATCGTTGTCACGCCGGCTGTGCGCGCGATGTCGCCGCCAGCCGTGATCGCGGCAACCCCGGAGCCGGGCGTCAGCGCGAGCGCACCGCCCTCATCGGGCGTCCAGACCGCGCCATCGAGCGTCGAGAGAGTTGCGGCGCGAAGATAGGGCGCCGTTGGCAGCGTGGTGCGAAACGTAAGAACGTCGACGTCATTCGGCTGCCTCAGATCGTCGCCGAGCCGGAGGGTCGGGTTGATCGAAGTGCCGGCGAGTCCCGTACTGGCCTGCGTGCGTGCCACCGGCGCGGGCAGAAGTGGGGTGACAACGAGAGCTGTGATGACAGCGACGGTGCCGATTGCGAGAGCGGCCGCACCGCGGCCAGCATGTCGCCGCGCAGTAGTGGCATGGCCATCCGTTGAAGAAATTGACTGCAATGCGCGTGATTTCTCACGACGCCGCGTCTCAGTCCACAACAGAAACAGGATGCTGGCAGCCAAGAACACGAACTCACCCGCACTGAAGTCGCCGGGCACGATGACCTGCGCGATGACAGAAACCGCGACGAGTGCGAGGCCAGCCAAAAGCGGCATTCGGGCGGTGAGGACGACATGATCCATCGCAACCGAAAGCAGCATGATCGCCGCGACCAGGCAGAAAGAAAGCGCGAGAGTAGGAGACAGCGGAGCCGCGCCCACCGCGATTTCGTCGAGGGCTTGAGCGAGCAAAGACTGCGCCCCGACAACGGTCTGAGATGTGGGGATAACGACGAATATCCCGGTCGTCGGCAGAAATGCGGCCGTCAGAAACACGACACACGTCAGCAGTTCCAGCAGGGGGACAACGACCGCCGCCAGCAATAAGCGGCGTGCGCCCCAGCCGACGGCGAGAACGACGGCTGTTCCAAAGAGCGCTGTCGTGACCCAAGCGCCCGAGTCGATGACGCGCAGGAGCGGCAGCGCGCTCGCGACAAGCGCTGTCCACAGTGCGATGGTCGGCAAGAGCGCACCGCGGCGATGCTGGGCGCGGTGCGCCCGACGTTCAGCGGATGCCATGAGCCACCTCCGCGGTAGACGTCACAGTACGCCATGCCTCGGCGAGCTCCGAGTCGTCGGAAACCGTCGCGGTGCGCCAACCAGTGGCTGACTGCAACGTTTCGCGGTTTCGCGTCGTCGTGATGAGCGCCGGCATATGGCTGTGGCCGGCGAGGGCTGCGAGTGCCGTGGTATCGGAAGAGGTGAGGGCACCAGTCACCACAACGAGCGGGCCGATGGTTCGACCCGCGACCTCTTGCGCGAGACCGGCGAAGGCCACGCCGGCGCGCACGGAGCGTGCGGTTATCGTCGCGAAGTCGAGCACGAGTTCTTCGACGGCAGTGGTGTCGCCACCGGCAATCGGTGCGCACAACTCTGAACCATCAGAGTCGATGACGGCGACCGTGTAACCGTCGCGCACAAGTCGTGCCGTCACCGAGAGAGTCGCCGATACGATGACTTCGAAATCGGCGTCAGCGCCGGTGGCATCCAGCGCTGCGGGATCGAAACGTATCACTGCGCGATCGCACACGACGGTGGCCTCGGGGGTGCTCTCCTGCTCTTCTTCTCGCACCATCAGCTCGTTGCGATGAGCGCTCGCCCGCCAGTGGATGCGACGCATCGAATCACCCGACGCGTACGGCCGCGCGATGAGGTTGTCAGCGCCCTGTCCGCGCTGAGTGAGGAGTGGGCTCAGCGTGCCGCCACTGTCGCCGGAAAACCCCGGAGTCGGTCCGAGGTCGACGACCGTGGGGGCAACGACGATCTTCGTGGGCTCGCCGAGGGTATGTTGGCGTCGAATGAGTCCGAATGTGTCCGTTATTTTCAGCCGCAGGGGACCGATCCAATGGATGCCGCGGTGCACAGCGTTGAGCTCGTACGTCACTTCGGCGTGCCGACCGTCGCGGCGCGAGGTGAACACGGGAAAGACCCCGGTGGCATCCGCCGTGATATCCCCGGGGAGAGCGTCGGTCCAGGTGCCGGATGACGCCGGCCACGACGACTCCGCGGTCACACGAACTGTCACTGTGGCATCTGCTCCGATCGAGGGCACATCGGGTGAGAGCGCGCGAGTGACCTGCGCGTGTCGGCGCCGAAGCCATACAGAAAGTGCGCCCATCGTCAGCAACGCGAGAAGGAGAACCGCGAACGCGAGAAGCTCGATGAGCCCCAGCTCGTTGGCTGCGACAGTGAACGCGATAACGAGCACGAGTGCACCCGTCCCGCGGACGGTCAGGGGCCAGAAACGCCTCATCGCGACGTCACGACCGGGTAGCCAGCGGAACCTGCATGCTGCGTGCGATGCGTTCGAGGATCGCTGTCACACCGCCGGTGTTCCCGCCGCGCGCTGAGACCCGCGAGGGAATGATCCGGTGCACGAACACCGGGACGATGAGGTCGGTAATGTCATCGGGAATCACGAATGCCCGCCCATCGAGCGCCGCCCACACCTTGGCTGCGCGGAGGAGCTGAAGAGTCGCGCGGGGGCTCGCACCGAGCTTGATGTCGGGATGTGTGCGCGTCGCGTGCGCGAGGGCGACGACGTATTCCTCGATCGACGGCGAGACGTGAACAGCGCGCGCCCAGGTGATGAGGTCACGTACTCGTTCGGCAGAGATCACGGGCGTGATGGCCGCGAGCGGATTCGAACTTTCACGCTGACGAAGCATGAGAATCTCGGATGCCGCATCCGGATAACCCATCGAGATCCGCAGCATGAAACGGTCTCGTTGAGCTTCCGGGAGCGCGTAGGTGCCCTCCATCTCGAAGGGGTTCTGCGTTGCGACCACGAGAAACGGGTCGGGGAGTGGGTGAGAACTGCCGTCGACGGTTGCTTGGCGCTCTTCCATCGCTTCGAGCAGCGCCGACTGCGTTTTCGGGGAGGACCGGTTGATTTCGTCGGCGATGACGATGTTCGCGAAGATTGCGCCCGGTTTGAATTCGAACTCGCGCTCAACCGGGTCGAAAACACTCACTCCGGTGATGTCGCCGGGGAGGAGATCCGGAGTGAACTGTACGCGGCGCACACTCGCCGCAACTGACGCGGCGAGTGCGCGCGCAAGCATCGTTTTACCGACGCCTGGCACATCCTCGATGAGCAGGTGGCCTTCGGCGAGAAGTGCGACCATCGCGGAACGCACGGCTTCAGGCTTGCCATCGATCACTCGCGAGATCGACGCTTCGACAAGGCCCGCGAGCCGTTGGAACTCTGCGGAGTCGAGTGCGCTCCTGCGTGTGGGTGCAGCTTCTGACGTTGCGGTGTTGTCCATCTGGTCCCCCGGCCGGCGCACTCGGCGAGCTTCTTCGCCCTCGTTACCCGATCGTAACCCGACGGTGCCGGTGCCAGGGTCAAACGAGGAGCGCGATCGCCATGAGCGAGGTCGCGGCGCCCATCGTCGTGTACTCAGCACGCACCGACCATCCGCTTCTGCGGACAGCAAGAGCAAAAGATGCTGCCGAGTAGGCTGCGGCCCCAGCGATCAGGACGGCCATCAGCAACCCTGTGCCGATGCCGTGCTGATGCGCCCCTGCTGTTGCAGTGCCGCCGGAACCATGATTCATCCCCAGCATGAGGGCGGCCATGACGATCATTCCGAGCGGCGTGTGAAGTGCTGCCCCGGTGCCACTTGCCTTCGAAGCCCCGTGTTCGTTTCGAGATCGCGAATGACGACTCCGCCGAGTGGTGCGCAGCGCAGCCAGCCCCATGGCGCCGACGACCAAAAACGCTGCCCAGTACACCGGTGCGACGAGACGTGTCAGAGCAGCATCGAGCATCGCAAGCATCATCAACATCGACGCCATGAGCTCGGGCATCCGCACCCGGCCCCGATCGGCTGCTAAGCAGCAGGTTCCGATCGCGGCCGGGGCAACGGCCCACGCGTGGAGCAGTTCGGGCATGGACTCAGTGCGCGGCGTGATCGTCGTGGTGGCCGTGTCCGTGGTGCTCAGCGTGAGCGTGACCCGTACCCGCAGAGCAATGGTCGGTAACGGGAGCGGGCACGTTCAGCACGGGTGAGCGGTCAAAGAAGTTGTACGGCTTGAGCGTGAACTTGGCGTAGTCCATGGGCATCACGGGCCAGTCTTCGTTGCGAGGAAAGTGCGTGAGACCAAACGTGTGCCACAGCACGACATCTTCACCGACGAGAGGTTCGTCTCCCGCGATGAACTCGGGGATGCCGCCCCCGCCCGGGTGCTGGTTGACGAAATCGCCCGCGGCGTATCGTTCTGCCGGGTCGTACTTCGTGACGAAAAGGTTCTTGGTTGCGAATTCCGCGCGCGACGTGATGGATGCCGACGGGTCAGCCATCAGCGTCGGCGTTTCTGTCGGAAAGAGCACGTAAGACGTTGGCTGACCCATTGAGGTTGTCTTCTCGGTAGACGCGATCTGCCACACCCGGTTGAGCGCGCCGTTGGCGAGTCGGCCGGACACCTTCTCTGAAGTGATCGGTGTCACCTTTTTGGTAAACGCGTTTCCGTAGGGGTTCTGCTCCGAAATGGGCAACCGCACGGCGTCGATCTCGTTGACGACGTTGGCGGTGCCATCCACTGTCATATCGAGGCGTGCCGAGAACAGGTGCTGGTGATACGGAGCGCCGAGGCCCGGTGCCACCTGGGAAGCGTAGGGATACGGGGTGCCGTCTTCACCGTCACCCGGGTATGACGACGTGAAAAGGATGCCCGTGAGCTTTGCCTCGCACTCGATTGTGCCGTCGAGATACAGGTACCAGAAGAACCCGTAGTCGTAGTTGCCCACGGTCGTGAAGAACGAGATGACGAGTCGGCGCTGCCGGCGCACTTCGTTTGATCCCGTGAAGATATCGGTGTGCTTCCAGAGCGAACCGAAGTCCTCTTCGTGCATGCACACCCCGTTTCGGACGACGCGGGGCATGCCCAACTCATCAGAGAGCGTGGCATCCAGGTACGTGATGTCACCGACGCAGTCGCAGCCGAGTTCGAGCTCATTCGTATACCGGCCGAACAGGTACTCGCCGGTGTCGAAGTAGTTCTGCCAGAAGCGGTTCGGCGACGGATCCGCGTAAGGGACCACCATTTCGCTGATGGATCCGCGGTACATGACGGGGCGGTCAGCGAACTCCACTTGGCGCAAGATTAAGCCCTCGCGGGTGTCGAAGCCGATGCGAAGCTTCCAGTTGCCCCACGTCACTTCTTCGCCATCAACAGTGAAACTCGCACCCTCGGGCTGCGTGATTTCGATCGGTTTGAGGCCCTCGAGCGGTGGCCCCTGCAGGGCCGGGTCGTCGAAGTTTCCGCTTGTCTCGGGAACCGCGAGTCCCGGATTGTCGATGATCTCGATCACTTTGCGGTCGGCGACGTCGATGTAGGCGGTCAGGCCGTCGACGGGGTGCGCCCACGGGTGGTCGGCGGGGTGGTCTTGCCGAAACGCGAAGGTGCGAAGGATGCGGCGGCCCTCTTCAGCGGCGTATCCGTAATGCCCAGCCGACAGCGGCACGAGCGCGACGTCGTCGACAGTGAGTCCGCGACCGGCGAGAGCGGCGAGCCACCCCTCGTCGGCATTCGCGATGATGCCGACCTCTTCGAACTCGGCATCGAGAATCGGTAGTTGCCCGGCTGTGCCGTCGAGTACATCTGCGGAGAGCACGGTTCCGTTCGTGATCGAGACGATGGCATCCACGGAACGCGTCGTCGTCATATCGAGAAGTTGCACACGCGCACGACGGTCGGGAAGCCCACCGCCAGCCTCCCATGCGCGTACGTCGGCCTTCGGCGGCTCTTCTAAGCCGACGTACGCGAAACGCACCCGGTCGCCCATTTCAGGAAGCGAAGCGGTGATCTCGCGAACGGCGTCGATTTCGTCGGCACTCAGCGATGACAGTGGGTGCGAGGCGGCAGCGGGTGCGG from Microbacterium endophyticum includes the following:
- a CDS encoding NUDIX hydrolase, which translates into the protein MATAGARDQLRALADAAASGERMFPVFDQMPRAGRERAASVLILFGALDTFPSAHDAAARAVSRDLDVLLLARASTLRAHPGQVAFPGGRADPGDADAIAAALREAREETGLDTEGVEVLGTLEGVPLSYSEHLVTPVLAWWQRPSPVGVVDEAESSDVFRAPVADLLDRANRGVTVIERDGQQWRGPAFHARGQRGTQLVWGFTALLLDALFDRLGWTEPWDETREFKIGGG
- a CDS encoding IS481 family transposase, whose product is MSKHRVVVLKIIAGQLTVTDAAIEYGISRRHLHRLLARDGGLDAVEPRSRRPKTNASATPEQVRARIITLRAELTTQGLDAGPVTIAWHLEHEQHTPPSTSTIRRILHTAGLITPEPRKRPKSSYIRFEAAQPNETWQSDFTHWRLANGQDVEILNWLDDHSRYLLSCTAHTPVTGDNVVTTFLAATDEHGTPASTLTDNGRVYTARFGGGRNAFEYLLALLGVKQKNGTPNHPQTQGKIERFHQTLKRWLGARPPATTLHELQLQLDHFRHHYNEQRPHRSNNRTTPEATYRASPKALPTAPRAGHFRIRYDHVGSNGKMSLRRAGRMHHLGIGTAHRGKRIIALIDETTVTIIHLDTAEIIATNTINTQRAYWRNEMKEPGRWPGSF
- a CDS encoding transglutaminaseTgpA domain-containing protein encodes the protein MASAERRAHRAQHRRGALLPTIALWTALVASALPLLRVIDSGAWVTTALFGTAVVLAVGWGARRLLLAAVVVPLLELLTCVVFLTAAFLPTTGIFVVIPTSQTVVGAQSLLAQALDEIAVGAAPLSPTLALSFCLVAAIMLLSVAMDHVVLTARMPLLAGLALVAVSVIAQVIVPGDFSAGEFVFLAASILFLLWTETRRREKSRALQSISSTDGHATTARRHAGRGAAALAIGTVAVITALVVTPLLPAPVARTQASTGLAGTSINPTLRLGDDLRQPNDVDVLTFRTTLPTAPYLRAATLSTLDGAVWTPDEGGALALTPGSGVAAITAGGDIARTAGVTTIDIEALNSGLLPVPYPATDVTGLSGDWEARPEGGTVTAVASNTRGQSYAVTSEVPRPTREQIQASDAGGSGNDDLFTEMPSDIPSNIAQLASEVTAGAATDYDALIALQSWFRGSEFEYSLDAPVEEDFDGSGMVAVSKFLEVRSGYCVHFASAFASMARTLDMPSRIVVGYLPGVATTDVVGEQRVYQVSSSQLHAWPEVYFDGIGWVAFEPTKSLGTATVFSATPTNSTDTTEENAASAQPTAPSASPSTSNGRPADALDQNSAEAAGEGDALGSTIGILGLVVLLLAMPGLVAALRRGRRLHLAHRGDAHAAWAFVVDSAIDLGIAISASASPRAVAAHLRDSCDSALIGLNLLVPAIERAAYSPAGTAASSSGLADAAASVRDELRASASPVRRAFALAAPRSIVVRPAVEVAK
- a CDS encoding DUF58 domain-containing protein: MRRFWPLTVRGTGALVLVIAFTVAANELGLIELLAFAVLLLALLTMGALSVWLRRRHAQVTRALSPDVPSIGADATVTVRVTAESSWPASSGTWTDALPGDITADATGVFPVFTSRRDGRHAEVTYELNAVHRGIHWIGPLRLKITDTFGLIRRQHTLGEPTKIVVAPTVVDLGPTPGFSGDSGGTLSPLLTQRGQGADNLIARPYASGDSMRRIHWRASAHRNELMVREEEQESTPEATVVCDRAVIRFDPAALDATGADADFEVIVSATLSVTARLVRDGYTVAVIDSDGSELCAPIAGGDTTAVEELVLDFATITARSVRAGVAFAGLAQEVAGRTIGPLVVVTGALTSSDTTALAALAGHSHMPALITTTRNRETLQSATGWRTATVSDDSELAEAWRTVTSTAEVAHGIR
- a CDS encoding AAA family ATPase; amino-acid sequence: MDNTATSEAAPTRRSALDSAEFQRLAGLVEASISRVIDGKPEAVRSAMVALLAEGHLLIEDVPGVGKTMLARALAASVAASVRRVQFTPDLLPGDITGVSVFDPVEREFEFKPGAIFANIVIADEINRSSPKTQSALLEAMEERQATVDGSSHPLPDPFLVVATQNPFEMEGTYALPEAQRDRFMLRISMGYPDAASEILMLRQRESSNPLAAITPVISAERVRDLITWARAVHVSPSIEEYVVALAHATRTHPDIKLGASPRATLQLLRAAKVWAALDGRAFVIPDDITDLIVPVFVHRIIPSRVSARGGNTGGVTAILERIARSMQVPLATRS
- a CDS encoding primary-amine oxidase — encoded protein: MSITDIETAAGYTAPAAASHPLSSLSADEIDAVREITASLPEMGDRVRFAYVGLEEPPKADVRAWEAGGGLPDRRARVQLLDMTTTRSVDAIVSITNGTVLSADVLDGTAGQLPILDAEFEEVGIIANADEGWLAALAGRGLTVDDVALVPLSAGHYGYAAEEGRRILRTFAFRQDHPADHPWAHPVDGLTAYIDVADRKVIEIIDNPGLAVPETSGNFDDPALQGPPLEGLKPIEITQPEGASFTVDGEEVTWGNWKLRIGFDTREGLILRQVEFADRPVMYRGSISEMVVPYADPSPNRFWQNYFDTGEYLFGRYTNELELGCDCVGDITYLDATLSDELGMPRVVRNGVCMHEEDFGSLWKHTDIFTGSNEVRRQRRLVISFFTTVGNYDYGFFWYLYLDGTIECEAKLTGILFTSSYPGDGEDGTPYPYASQVAPGLGAPYHQHLFSARLDMTVDGTANVVNEIDAVRLPISEQNPYGNAFTKKVTPITSEKVSGRLANGALNRVWQIASTEKTTSMGQPTSYVLFPTETPTLMADPSASITSRAEFATKNLFVTKYDPAERYAAGDFVNQHPGGGGIPEFIAGDEPLVGEDVVLWHTFGLTHFPRNEDWPVMPMDYAKFTLKPYNFFDRSPVLNVPAPVTDHCSAGTGHAHAEHHGHGHHDDHAAH